A single genomic interval of Coccidioides posadasii str. Silveira chromosome 1, complete sequence harbors:
- a CDS encoding uncharacterized protein (EggNog:ENOG410PIJR~COG:Q~TransMembrane:1 (o47-66i)) — protein MRGNRTIHEAHNKYGPIVRLAPGEISVNCVDGGIRTVYAGGFEKHDWYPRVFGAFGTISMFSMVGSRPHSVRKRMMSNIYSKSYLQGSPQLAAASRKILFQRLFPILERHVERADQVEIHELNNAITMDFITAYIFGLSAATNFLEDAQTRKQWLEAYQCRKPFEFYHQEVPNLVAWAETVKLPLIPSWCQKANNYMESWGLEICDNADKYLLTTVVESEPTVYKQLKMSMVKQLPSDGVKPLDEETSKKLKLEIACELYDQLTAGHETSAVALTYLYWELSKNPELQCELREELRGLSPSINIPANADIMPDLPSSKDIDSLSLLNAVVMETLRLHAPIPGIQPRVTPSPTCSLGGYDGIPPGTRVSAQAYSLHQNPNIFPEPESWLPRRWLKQNDVSEMESMRRWFWAFGSGGRMCVGSNFALQEMKLVVAAIYSNYTTSIVNDDGIEAIDAYTVRPTSNRLILKFGRA, from the exons ATGAGAGGAAATAGGACCATACACGAGGCACATAATAAATATGGACCTATTGTTCGGCTCGCTCCAGGAGAAATATCCGTTAACTGCGTTGATGGAGGCATTCGCACTGTATATGCTGGTGGCTTTGAAAAGCATGACTGGTATCCACGGGTGTTTGGTGCCTTCGG CACTATCAGTATGTTCTCGATGGTTGGAAGCAGGCCTCACTCTGTTCGCAAACGGATGATGTCCAACATATACTCCAAATCCTATTTGCAAGGttccccccaactcgctgcaGCTTCTCGCAAGATACTGTTCCAGCGGCTGTTCCCTATACTTGAACGCCATGTAGAGAGAGCAGACCAAGTTGAAATCCATGAACTTAATAATGCTATCACAATGGACTTTATTACTGCATATATTTTTGGACTCTCTGCTGCTACGAATTTCTTGGAAGACGCTCAAACACGAAAGCAGTGGCTAGAGGCCTATCAATGCCGCAAACCCTTCGAGTTCTATCATCAAGAAGTCCCAAATCTGGTTGCTTGGGCGGAGACGGTCAAACTGCCCTTGATCCCAAGCTGGTGCCAAAAGGCCAACAACTACATGGAAAGCTGGGGCCTTGAAATATGCGATAATGCTGACAAATACCTTTTGACAACTGTCGTTGAATCCGAACCAACTGTTTACAAACAACTTAAAATGTCAATGGTTAAGCAACTGCCGTCGGATGGAGTGAAACCTCTGGATGAGGAAACGTCAAAGAAATTAAAGCTGGAAATAGCCTGCGAGTTGTACGATCAACTTACAGCTGGTCATGAAACGAGTGCTGTTGCCCTCACCTACCTCTACTGGGAACTGTCCAAAAATCCTGAGCTGCAATGTGAACTGCGTGAGGAACTTAGAGGGCTTTCACCGTCTATCAACATCCCCGCAAACGCTGATATTATGCCGGACCTTCCTTCATCAAAAGACATCGATTCGCTGTCACTCCTGAACGCAGTAGTCATGGAAACACTACGGTTACATGCTCCGATCCCGGGAATTCAACCACGTGTTACACCTTCGCCAACATGTAGCCTCGGTGGATACGATGGAATACCTCCCGGTACAAGAGTGAGTGCTCAGGCATACTCCTTGCATCAAAATCCAAACATTTTCCCTGAACCCGAGTCTTGGCTTCCGAGGCGTTGGCTCAAACAAAATGATGTATCCGAGATGGAAAGCATGAGGCGATGGTTTTGGGCATTCGGAAGCGGAGGCAGAATGTGCGTTGGTAGCAATTTTGCTTTACAAG AAATGAAGCTTGTTGTTGCAGCGATATATTCAAACTACACAACCTCAATCGTCAACGACGACGGAATCGAAGCCATTGATGCTTACACGGTGCGGCCCACAAGTAACAGGCTGATTTTGAAATTCGGCCGCGCTTGA
- a CDS encoding uncharacterized protein (EggNog:ENOG410PY90~TransMembrane:3 (i105-126o164-184i205-227o)) encodes MGNKVSAVNGVRSPNFFQPGNAVNEIWLGKLEIISRLPFGDSDMAQAGWPRGDFPKIPWRPFIIPLRAAADKTARSITIPASETSRKCLWPAFVEIMSKVNWERIFWIVERAIAIPAVLFVIFLHFGPSKYTQFAVIRPCLEDDEDEKIAFQSRFKRQAVCLRAWVASSVMAQVHLLLLVEPIVKISERTNSASTLRFFPIGFEGWFYFILTLLGSYSHLRLLWAYVRL; translated from the coding sequence ATGGGAAACAAGGTTTCCGCGGTGAACGGTGTTCGATCACCAAACTTCTTCCAACCAGGAAACGCAGTGAACGAAATTTGGCTTGGCAAGCTTGAAATCATTTCGCGTCTCCCCTTTGGGGATTCAGACATGGCACAGGCAGGCTGGCCCAGAGGAGACTTTCCAAAGATCCCTTGGCGGCCATTCATCATCCCTCTACGAGCAGCGGCTGATAAGACAGCACGATCTATAACTATCCCGGCTTCTGAGACTTCACGCAAGTGCCTGTGGCCAGCCTTTGTGGAGATAATGTCAAAAGTGAACTGGGAGCGTATCTTTTGGATCGTGGAGCGGGCCATTGCAATCCCGGCTGTACTTTTTGTGATCTTCCTCCATTTTGGGCCAAGCAAGTACACTCAGTTTGCGGTAATCCGGCCATGCCTCGAGGACGACGAAGATGAGAAGATTGCCTTCCAGTCACGATTTAAGCGCCAAGCAGTCTGTCTTCGCGCATGGGTTGCAAGCTCCGTTATGGCTCAGGTCCATCTACTACTGCTCGTTGAGCCGATTGTCAAAATTTCTGAACGCACAAACTCTGCTAGTACTCTTCGGTTTTTTCCCATTGGATTTGAAGGatggttttattttattttaactCTGCTGGGCAGCTACAGTCATCTTCGACTTCTGTGGGCTTATGTCCGACTGTAA
- a CDS encoding uncharacterized protein (SECRETED:SignalP(1-16)~EggNog:ENOG410PTQH~COG:S~TransMembrane:1 (n2-12c16/17o55-76i)~BUSCO:9466at33183), whose amino-acid sequence MLALLLQALFAVPTAGRPNSLWHFEIANDPAPPPEEGPPLSASAVRDLSLLWREIVAIVGAYVLIVSVFLGCLLTVGRRLRRGAQQSNRTLEMEMLKPLSAPVNAISLQIPQSSKNTWPSPMSGTESECWPSPQKTKNRSFNMPWSRGESPVSPRAESISTVDENIVRADRMKAQAEMERLYAAVMEHDAQRAAEAESNGGNSPRSPRQAHPPLDNHPDGKHLRQRQQSFQSLSPVSPMSPLSRELPSPVYPEPHRPHFQEQQRRKQLHIQLPPQPHSPQHSCVATPEPQKSPFSPRNDKPSRLSALSFLSSKSRKVRRESVRNLPISPPILSPEVTTPSYPENQPLSPRIYHPGPPPLNPIQEQQEKAKAKSPRLEHPRNASVDSTFSGPPHLNLRSAGSSTSTLPFRAFNNGPMSAPPTKTTIVERRDSILGPLGPRTGIPRTPYSPYMPFTPITPLTPSRMITRQERKKMERKNGTRVQTEADLVMSDEEISKAIAVVC is encoded by the exons ATGCTCGCATTGCTCCTTCAAGCCCTCTTCGCTGTACCGACCGCAGGCCGACCCAATTCGCTCTGGCACTTCGAGATCGCGAATGATCCAGCTCCACCGCCTGAAGAGGGTCCGCCGCTGTCAGCCTCGGCCGTTCGCGATTTAAGTCTGCTTTGGCGAGAGATTGTTGCTATTGTTGGAGCCTACGTTCTAATTGTATCCGTTTTCCTGGGCTGTCTCCTCACTGTGGGTAGACGCCTTCGGAGAGGCGCTCAGCAATCGAATCGAACACTGGAGATGGAGATGCTCAAACCGCTCAGTGCACCGGTGAACGCAATCTCTCTCCAAATTCCGCAATCATCCAAAAATACCTGGCCTAGTCCTATGAGTGGAACAGAAAGCGAGTGTTGGCCAAGCCCTCAAAAGACCAAAAATCGATCCTTCAACATGCCTTGGTCTCGAGGAGAATCCCCTGTTTCTCCTAGGGCCGAGAGTATATCCACGGTGGACGAAAATATCGTACGAGCCGACCGTATGAAAGCTCAAGCAGAGATGGAAAGACTGTATGCAGCTGTCATGGAGCATGATGCCCAACGAGCCGCAGAGGCCGAGTCGAATGGAGGTAACTCACCGAGGTCACCTCGCCAGGCACATCCCCCGCTAGACAATCACCCTGACGGCAAACACCTGAGACAGCGGCAGCAATCATTCCAGTCTCTCTCTCCTGTGTCTCCTATGTCTCCACTGTCACGAGAACTACCTTCACCTGTCTACCCAGAACCTCACCGACCGCACTTCCAAGAACAACAACGACGAAAGCAGCTCCACATACAGCTACCACCACAACCACACTCTCCCCAGCACTCCTGTGTAGCAACCCCAGAGCCCCAAAAATCTCCATTCTCGCCTCGCAATGATAAGCCATCTAGACTCTCCGCCTTATCCTTTTTGAGTTCCAAATCTCGCAAAGTACGTCGAGAATCGGTTCGAAATCTGCCAATATCACCTCCAATTCTTTCTCCAGAAGTAACGACCCCGAGTTATCCCGAAAACCAACCTCTTTCTCCACGTATCTACCATCCGGGACCTCCACCACTCAATCCTATACAAGAACAGCAAGAAAAGGCGAAAGCGAAGAGTCCGAGACTCGAACATCCCCGGAACGCTTCCGTTGATAGCACTTTCAGCGGGCCTCCGCATCTTAATCTCCGCAGTGCGGGCAGTAGCACTTCCACGCTTCCATTTCGTGCATTCAACAATGGGCCCATGAGTGCCCCGCCTACCAAGACCACGATTGTCGAAAGGCGAGATAGTATTCTTGGCCCTCTTGGACCTCGAACCGGTATTCCACGGACGCCATATAGTCCATATATGCCGTTCACTCCTATCACACCTTTGACCCCAAGTCGTATGATTACGCGACAGGAGCGAAAGAAAATGGAAAGGAAGAACGGAACGCGAGTGCAAACAGAAGCAGACCTGGTAATGAGCGATGAAGAAAT TTCCAAGGCCATTGCTGTCGTTTGTTAA
- a CDS encoding uncharacterized protein (EggNog:ENOG410PW1C~COG:Q) has product MDSIAVVTGGAGDIGRAIATKLAETHNHVVLVDIDEARVTVAADTLGTEKARAMICDITDNKQVQEMAQKIMSLGVVCTLVNNAGATWAGSLHELSPEIWKREVTLNLEASFLCFHAFEESLKRARGSVVNVASVNGLSVFGNPAYSSAKAGLIHLTRSIAVEYGKFGIRANAVAPGTVRTRAWEHRVEANPQVFEEAMRWYPLKHVIEPDDIANAVAFLSSKQAAAITGVCLSVDSGLTAGQTCIARGFSQSEYY; this is encoded by the coding sequence ATGGATTCGATAGCCGTTGTCACAGGAGGAGCGGGAGACATTGGTCGGGCGATTGCCACTAAACTTGCGGAAACCCACAATCATGTGGTGTTGGTAGATATCGACGAGGCTAGAGTCACTGTCGCTGCAGACACTCTAGGGACGGAGAAAGCGAGGGCCATGATCTGTGATATTACCGACAACAAGCAAGTCCAGGAAATGGCACAGAAAATCATGTCACTGGGTGTTGTCTGCACATTGGTCAACAACGCCGGTGCGACCTGGGCCGGGTCATTACACGAATTGTCACCTGAAATCTGGAAGCGCGAAGTCACCCTGAACCTCGAGGCCAGTTTCCTATGTTTTCATGCCTTTGAGGAATCTTTGAAACGAGCTCGAGGATCCGTGGTCAACGTTGCTTCCGTCAATGGCCTGTCAGTTTTTGGAAATCCCGCATACAGTTCTGCCAAAGCGGGACTGATTCATCTAACAAGATCCATCGCGGTGGAATACGGGAAATTCGGCATACGCGCCAATGCTGTTGCTCCTGGGACTGTCAGAACACGCGCGTGGGAACACCGAGTTGAAGCAAATCCGCAGGTTTTTGAGGAGGCGATGAGATGGTATCCCCTTAAACACGTCATAGAGCCAGATGACATTGCCAACGCCGTGGCCTTTCTTAGCAGTAAGCAAGCGGCTGCTATCACTGGGGTGTGCCTGTCGGTAGACTCCGGTTTGACAGCCGGCCAGACATGCATAGCAAGAGGTTTCTCACAGTCAGAATATTATTGA
- a CDS encoding uncharacterized protein (EggNog:ENOG410PG9T~COG:S~BUSCO:6787at33183), with protein MKYQKRLILFLQYASNVETKRSPCSLQHAIRLLSTTVEPGQQKKDGLKKDKRQNDGSTVEEEGAMTRRMKEMSEEAMLGGKSAQKNMREADFSDELKQQIEDRIAAASFKSEHAQAFAIANTPRAAGRGTQDVAAAAPWTGTENPRDSVLRMLNDSKKPLRVPFKPPTLSPVNLQPGSKVARSSGSRLAQARERKQTYELSQDTRLSEEEREAYRRELQDRFTPGARAFPMSLQGLSSLANERIEDAIAKGQFRNIPRGKGKNVERDHIAGSPYLDTTEYFMNRIMQKQEITPEWIQKQQELTAEIHRFRTQLRSDWKRHAARLISSRGGTLQEQMRRARSYAQAEARQHYESQNSIQMAEKNVTGVEHMTQIDHEGRLSRISPSQPSPAQTETTSNPSATEPSECTAEPLPDLPCLRDPQYLTAEREYHELKLKKLNELVRSYNLQAPRVAQRPYLKLQRELDSCYAEVAPCLAEEVYRRATQRSHETSYTPTRGETGPLQQVLGLGQAARVHDEDASKGYGFKQFWRDLWRKGATA; from the exons ATGAAATATCAGAAACGACTTATATTATTTCTACAGTACGCTAGCAACGTGGAGACTAAACGATCACCCTGCTCACTCCAACATGCCATCCGGTTACTATCGACAACGGTAGAACCCGGCCAGCAAAAGAAGGACGGTCTGAAGAAGGATAAAAGGCAAAACGATGGATCGACAGTGGAGGAAGAAGGTGCAATGACGAGGAGAATGAAAGAAATGTCTGAAGAAGCAATGCTAGGGGGCAAATCCGCGCAGAAGAACATGCGAGAGGCCGACTTTTCAGATGAGTTGAAACAACAGATTGAGGACAGAATAGCCGCTGCTTCGTTCAAGAGTGAGCATGCTCAGGCTTTTGCAATCGCGAATACTCCG CGGGCCGCAGGAAGAGGCACGCAGGACGTTGCTGCTGCAGCTCCTTGGACTGGCACTGAAAATCCCCGTGACTCAGTTCTTCGGATGCTTAATGATTCAAAGAAGCCTCTCCGAGTACCATTCAAACCCCCAACCCTTTCTCCAGTGAATCTCCAACCCGGCTCCAAAGTCGCTCGGTCCTCTGGGAGCCGACTCGCACAAGCCCGAGAACGTAAACAAACCTACGAGTTGAGCCAAGATACCCGTCTTTCCGAAGAAGAACGAGAGGCCTACCGTCGAGAGCTTCAAGATCGATTTACCCCTGGCGCTCGAGCCTTCCCAATGTCCCTGCAGGGGCTTAGCTCACTAGCAAACGAACGAATTGAAGATGCCATAGCAAAAGGGCAGTTCCGAAATATTCCTAGAGGAAAAGGCAAGAATGTTGAGCGGGATCACATAGCGGGGAGTCCGTATTTGGATACGACGGAATATTTCATGAATCGCATCATGCAGAAGCAGGAAATAACGCCAGAATGGATTCAAAAGCAACAGGAGTTAACGGCGGAAATCCATCGCTTTCGTACCCAGCTACGAAGCGATTGGAAAAGGCATGCAGCGCGGTTGATTTCCAGCCGAGGCGGAACACTACAAGAGCAAATGAGGCGAGCTCGATCATACGCCCAAGCAGAAGCAAGACAACACTATGAATCACAGAATTCCATTCAGATGGCGGAGAAGAACGTTACTGGAGTCGAACACATGACGCAAATTGACCATGAAGGACGGTTATCCCGAATTTCACCATCCCAACCCTCCCCAGCACAGACTGAAACAACTTCGAACCCCTCTGCAACTGAACCTTCCGAGTGTACGGCCGAACCCCTCCCCGACCTTCCTTGCTTACGTGATCCGCAATATCTCACCGCTGAAAGAGAATACCACGAATTGAAATTAAAGAAGCTCAACGAGCTGGTCCGTTCCTATAATCTGCAAGCACCTAGGGTCGCCCAGAGACCCTACCTCAAACTTCAGCGTGAGCTGGACTCATGTTATGCAGAAGTTGCCCCGTGTCTAGCAGAGGAGGTATACAGAAGAGCTACGCAGAGATCACATGAAACAAGCTATACACCGACAAGAGGAGAGACGGGCCCGTTGCAACAGGTACTAGGCCTAGGCCAAGCGGCACGAGTCCACGATGAAGATGCATCTAAGGGCTACGGTTTCAAACAGTTTTGGCGCGACCTCTGGAGAAAAGGAGCAACAGCATGA
- a CDS encoding uncharacterized protein (EggNog:ENOG410PTY3~COG:S) translates to MAPRKGSKDSANAKDPLLKKEADKTKGKKQAKDGANGGSPQKRTLNPVFLAMIGNFLSAYGFHETKAVFDTEVTRVGVAGKSKSKSKSQPKETVEGASNPPCVLDLFESWDQQGQLMKSHKLDEKRRSEQNADGGNKSSENIATSDDSSDSDASASDDSSISSSSSSSSSSSSSSSSSASADSSDSSSSSSDSSSGPSGSDDSSDNQSARNLNGKKKSSGQLLKRKYESSSDPSSSDSESDSPSAKRPRLDKDKLNKSIKSASSPKSESSDSDSGSSTTSSSNSSQSEKSKSAKAKKPAKVKDVDSGSDSDSESSDSSSASSSSSSSDESDSDSSKDEKPASAIDNRESSAGSSTTLHDASSSSPDALNTGNGKSDNPTDSTALTRSNSTSNDSALRYRGAKPTPLAIASEQWHNHPSNEYVPYAYADRAHKDLSVTRGKGFTKEKNKKKRGSYRGGPIDIGPGKGFKFED, encoded by the exons ATGGCTCCTCGAAAGGGAAGCAAGGACAGTGCCAATGCGAAAGACCCCCTTCTCAAAAAGGAAGCAGACAAgacaaaagggaaaaag CAGGCAAAAGATGGCGCGAATGGAGGCTCGCCTCAAAAGAGGACTCTTAATCCAGTCTTTCTAGCGATGATTGGGAATTTCCTTAGTGCATATGGGTTCCATGAAACCAAAGCCGTATTTGACACCGAAGTCACTAGAGTAGGAGTCGCTGGGAAAAGTAAATCCAAATCCAAATCCCAGCCGAAGGAAACGGTTGAAGGAGCCTCGAACCCTCCTTGTGTACTTGACCTGTTTGAATCTTGGGATCAACAAGGTCAGCTAATGAAGTCACATAAACTtgatgagaagagaagatcGGAACAAAATGCCGATGGCGGGAATAAGAGTAGTGAGAATATAGCTACATCCGATGATTCTAGCGATTCCGATGCTTCCGCCTCTGATGATTCGAGCATCTCGAGTAGCTCTTCCAGCAGTTCTAGCTCTTCCAGCTCCTCTTCCAGCTCAGCATCTGCCGACAGCTCTGACTCTTCCAGCTCCTCTTCCGACTCCTCCTCCGGCCCGTCTGGGAGTGATGACAGCTCAGACAACCAAAGCGCCCGGAATTTGAAcggcaaaaagaaaagttcAGGCCAACTACTGAAGCGAAAATATGAGTCTTCCTCGGATCCTTCTTCCTCGGATTCGGAGTCTGACTCTCCTTCGGCGAAGCGACCTAGGTTAGACAAGGACAAACTTAACAAATCAATTAAATCAGCATCGTCCCCTAAATCTGAGTCGTCCGATTCTGATTCTGGCTCCTCGACAACTTCATCTTCGAATTCCTCACAATCGGAGAAATCTAAGTCGGCTAAAGCAAAGAAGCCTGCGAAAGTGAAAGATGTTGACTCTGGCAGCGACAGCGATAGCGAATCTAGTGATTCATCCTCTGcctcctcatcttcttcatcctctgACGAGTCTGACTCCGATTCTTCAAAGGACGAAAAACCAGCTTCTGCTATCGATAATCGGGAATCGTCCGCAGGTTCCAGTACAACCTTGCATGACGCTTCATCTAGCTCCCCCGATGCTCTCAACACGGGCAATGGGAAATCTGACAACCCAACTGACAGCACCGCTCTCACAAGATCTAACTCAACTTCTAATGACTCTGCCCTACGCTATAGAGGCGCTAAGCCTACTCCTCTAGCAATTGCTAGCGAACAATGGCACAATCACCCATCCAACGAATACGTGCCTTACGCATATGCGGATCGCGCCCACAAGGATCTCTCTGTAACCCGCGGCAAAGGTTTCAcgaaggaaaaaaacaaaaagaaacgTGGCTCATACCGCGGGGGCCCTATCGATATCGGACCCGGCAAGGGGTTCAAGTTTGAAGACTAA
- a CDS encoding uncharacterized protein (EggNog:ENOG410PPX1~COG:S~BUSCO:3075at33183) — protein sequence MEDKIRVSLLVLPSEIIYNIVSYLPTLASITHLSRTCRRLYEVISADHYRILQAFVKSQFPSIETPPFWADAARALTSRSRAFDRRAVIARFILPPDNATRIGNPRTIRTDHPTLGYRPVIDSYEVWYGNAWSARKEVLVWGAGADLVIRIKDYGRKYLKVTNNAGCPSNASRRRASGTPQDYVSWATFNDLHGVNSWDDISGVHLLGSSHSKWTEDEDIIFGRRNGKLVRTSISAETGSSRLKKSYLTLGGYLEGTDISSGPCRMLAASMNRKSILFFRVDAPEDEVHPFETLKITAHGLGRHRCSRILCDEKIAVGSDGESDKISVFSFRPNGTVKLRDLRVDDDEPRRAKATTIEPLTVSRVSGGNPGDLFLLHDLRSPSSIVSVFSDTVDDSPIYSLKPIGRERFVVGSGIHALVKIFDMRMGRYSYLDAALPAARTHIDSMSNHNRPERPGTVLFPSKDISIFLSNRIQNLPGRRLNRLREPHRYRGPIYTISQPSPSSSTFYIGVEDSVIRLDMVSTDDLAGKNKEWYQRNLDLGLDQHGGVDCQPLDLSCYERPFPRDQGRGVRLMMQDPLWMAVDEESRGELSKSEVRIPGWDRRWFQPWVVRNKVTGGTWRRVS from the exons ATGGAAGATAAAATTCGAGTAAGTCTGTTGGTTCTCCCTTCTGAGATTATATACAACATTGTTAGCTACCTACCAACTCTCGCTTCCATCACGCATCTCTCTCGGACATGTCGCCGGCTGTACGAAGTTATCTCTGCAGACCACTATCGGATACTACAAGCCTTTGTCAAAAGCCAATTTCCTTCAATCGAGACTCCTCCATTCTGGGCTGATGCAGCGCGGGCGCTGACTTCTCGATCTCGGGCATTTGATCGTAGAGCTGTAATCGCGCGTTTCATACTACCCCCAGATAATGCCACGCGAATCGGTAATCCACGGACCATTCGAACAGACCATCCTACCCTTGGATATCGTCCCGTGATTGATAGTTATGAAGTGTGGTATGGAAATGCTTGGTCTGCGAGGAAGGAGGTTCTTGTCTGGGGCGCTGGCGCGGACCTGGTAATCCGTATCAAAGACTATGGTCGAAAGTATCTAAAAGTTACCAATAATGCTGGCTGCCCATCCAATGCATCGAGGAGAAGAGCCAGCGGTACTCCTCAAGATTACGTTTCCTGGGCTACATTCAATGATTTGCATGGTGTGAACAGCTGGGATGATATCTCTGGCGTGCATTTACTCGGATCTTCTCACTCAAAATGGACTGAGGATGAGGATATCATCTTTGGTCGGCGGAATGGCAAGCTTGTTCGTACATCTATTTCAGCAGAAACAGGCTCTAGCAGGCTGAAAAAATCGTATCTTACACTAGGAGGATACCTCGAAGGCACCGACATAAGTTCCGGACCCTGCAGAATGCTCGCGGCATCCATGAATAGGAAATCAATTCTGTTTTTCCGAGTCGACGCCCCGGAAGACGAGGTTCATCCTTTCGAAACACTCAAAATTACCGCTCATGGTCTTGGAAGACACAGATGCTCTCGGATTTTGTGCGATGAGAAGATTGCAGTGGGTTCTGATGGGGAGTCCGACAAAATCTCGGTGTTTAGCTTTCGCCCAAACGGCACTGTTAAGCTTCGCGATCTCAgggttgatgatgatgaaccGAGGAGAGCTAAAGCAACGACTATTGAACCCTTAACGGTATCACGCGTATCTGGCGGCAACCCTGGCGACCTTTTTTT GCTGCATGACCTTCGCTCCCCAAGTTCGATTGTGTCAGTTTTCTCAGATACCGTCGATGACAGTCCTATCTACAGTCTCAAACCCATCGGTCGCGAACGCTTCGTCGTGGGTAGCGGCATCCATGCTCTGGTGAAGATCTTCGATATGCGCATGGGACGATACAGCTACTTGGATGCTGCCCTCCCAGCAGCGAGGACTCACATTGACTCAATGAGCAATCACAATCGTCCGGAACGACCGGGAACAGTCCTATTCCCAAGTAAAGACATATCTATATTCTTATCGAACCGCATTCAAAACCTCCCAGGCCGAAGATTGAACCGTTTACGCGAACCCCACCGTTATCGCGGACCAATTTACACAATCTCTCAGCCCTCTCCGTCCTCATCAACATTCTATATTGGCGTTGAAGACAGCGTGATCCGCCTTGACATGGTATCGACAGATGACCTAGCCGGCAAAAACAAGGAGTGGTACCAACGCAACCTAGACCTGGGATTAGATCAACATGGTGGTGTCGATTGCCAACCCTTGGACTTGTCCTGTTATGAACGGCCGTTTCCTAGGGATCAGGGTAGAGGAGTGAGACTCATGATGCAGGATCCCCTCTGGATGGCGGTGGACGAGGAATCCCGTGGTGAATTGAGTAAGAGCGAAGTGAGAATCCCCGGCTGGGATCGGAGATGGTTCCAACCTTGGGTTGTAAGGAATAAAGTGACGGGGGGAACATGGCGAAGAGTGTCATAG
- a CDS encoding mitochondrial 37S ribosomal protein mS37 (EggNog:ENOG410PS65~COG:J) codes for MPPKPVPTRMKPVRLQTIQSLRIQRPNKQEQSPCQTAMSAVLNCWASAGHNIQGCHALEDQLRQCMDTAKYQKPKKSTINYHLMRMFPKISGPRKKD; via the exons ATGCCTCCAAAGCCGGTTCCAACGCGCATGAAGCCTGTGCGGCTACAGACAATCCAGAGTCTAAGAATTCAAAGGCCAAACAAGCAAGAGCAGAGCCCATGCCAGACTGCCATGAGCGCTGTCTTGA ATTGCTGGGCGTCAGCGGGGCATAACATTCAGGGATGCCACGCCCTAGAGGACCAGTTACGACAGTGCATGGACACAGCT AAATACCAAAAGCCGAAAAAGAGCACGATCAACTATCATCTTATGCGCATGTTCCCCAAGATCTCGGGCCCGAGGAAAAAGGACTAA
- a CDS encoding uncharacterized protein (EggNog:ENOG410PFQN~COG:E~TransMembrane:1 (o16-35i)), whose amino-acid sequence MSPIAPRLEHCSISRYLYFNLLSLTLSPGLVTIPASRTRKRSSSTLKCARTKIVMPLTVLSNHDVRSLLLSLTGDEIRKLQANLAEALRTYSTGNQDPGLLLRESATRYTICRKNGLTTMFLPASTGSSLGFKIMTSAEDCHPGN is encoded by the exons ATGAGCCCAATAGCCCCCAGACTCGAGCATTGTTCGATAAGCCGCTACCTTTACTTCAATCTGCTGTCGCTCACTCTATCGCCGGGGCTGGT AACTATCCCTGCGAGCAGGACACGGAAACGAAGTAGTTCTACACTGAAATGCG CGAGGACTAAGATCGTCATGCCCCTGACGGTCCTCAGCAATCATGACGTTCGATCCCTTCTCCTATCACTAACCGGAGATGAAATTCGAAAATTACAAGCGAATCTTGCAGAAGCATTGAGGACATACTCCACCGGAAATCAGGATCCCGGGTTGCTTCTCAGAGAATCAGCCACAAGGTACACGATATGCAGAAAGAATGGACTGACCACAATGTTTCTACCCGCGAGCACGGGTTCAAGTCTCGGGTTTAAGATCATGACTTCAGCGGAGGATTGTCACCCCGGCAACTAG